The Nitratidesulfovibrio sp. SRB-5 genome includes a window with the following:
- a CDS encoding potassium channel family protein → MVNVAKKLEIGIVGLGKFGLQLGRTLTGMGHTVVGLDTGEARVRLAQDVLAQVYQANAADIAVLQQLRFQDLDIVFVSVGDSMETSLLVVLNLQEMGARKIGVKAASIEHRKVLTRLGVDLVILPEHDVATHVAHRLANPGMLDLLPLGGGVLVQELMVDKWAGRTLLDLKLVNDYGVMVVAVKPAGGKEYRFVPQAHETLERGDALVVIGKQEDVLRLVP, encoded by the coding sequence ATGGTGAACGTGGCGAAGAAACTGGAAATCGGCATCGTGGGCCTTGGCAAGTTCGGCCTGCAACTGGGCCGCACCCTGACCGGCATGGGCCACACCGTGGTGGGCCTGGACACCGGCGAGGCCCGCGTGCGCCTGGCGCAGGATGTGCTGGCGCAGGTCTACCAGGCCAACGCGGCGGACATCGCGGTGTTGCAGCAACTGCGCTTCCAGGATCTGGACATCGTGTTCGTGAGCGTGGGCGATTCCATGGAAACCTCGCTGCTGGTGGTGCTGAACCTTCAGGAAATGGGCGCGCGCAAGATCGGGGTCAAGGCGGCCTCCATCGAACACCGCAAGGTGCTCACGCGGCTTGGCGTGGATCTGGTGATCCTGCCCGAACACGACGTGGCCACCCATGTGGCCCACCGGCTGGCCAACCCCGGCATGCTCGACCTGCTGCCCCTGGGCGGCGGGGTGCTGGTCCAGGAGCTGATGGTGGACAAGTGGGCGGGCCGCACCCTGCTGGACCTGAAGCTGGTCAACGACTACGGGGTCATGGTGGTGGCCGTGAAGCCTGCGGGCGGCAAGGAGTATCGCTTTGTGCCGCAGGCGCATGAAACCCTGGAGCGCGGGGATGCGCTGGTGGTCATCGGCAAGCAGGAGGATGTGTTGCGGCTGGTGCCGTAA